One Cyanobacterium sp. T60_A2020_053 DNA window includes the following coding sequences:
- a CDS encoding adenosine kinase translates to MSKKYQVYGMGNALVDMEFEVTPELLTQLGINKGVMTLMDQTQQQHIINQLPAPLKQASGGSAANTLVAISQLSGKGFYSCKVANDDSGAFYLQDLIACGLDTNLTRDNRPDGMTGKCLVLVTPDADRTMNTFLGITGELSTDELDYQALADSEYLYIEGYLVSSPTAKAAAVKAREFAQNNGVKTAFSLSDANMVDFCRDGIMEVMGAGVDLLFANEVEALKMAETSDLTNAIDYFKTIAKTFAITLGKKGSLIFDGKKVLEIPAFPVTAVDTVGAGDMYAGCVLYGITNGLTWFDSGKLASLASSRLVTSFGPRLSTNELQEIYQSLV, encoded by the coding sequence ATGAGTAAAAAATATCAAGTTTACGGCATGGGAAACGCGCTAGTGGATATGGAGTTTGAAGTTACTCCAGAGTTGCTAACCCAGCTAGGCATCAATAAAGGGGTAATGACACTAATGGATCAAACCCAACAACAGCACATTATCAATCAACTACCAGCGCCCCTCAAACAAGCCTCTGGCGGTTCGGCTGCTAACACATTAGTGGCAATTAGTCAACTAAGTGGTAAAGGTTTTTATTCCTGTAAAGTTGCTAATGATGACAGTGGGGCTTTTTACTTACAAGATTTAATCGCCTGTGGTTTAGACACCAATTTGACTAGAGATAATCGCCCTGATGGTATGACTGGAAAATGCTTGGTTTTAGTTACTCCTGATGCAGATCGTACTATGAATACTTTTCTTGGTATTACCGGAGAACTAAGTACAGATGAACTGGATTATCAAGCTCTTGCGGATTCGGAATATCTCTATATTGAAGGTTATTTAGTATCCTCACCCACCGCTAAAGCCGCGGCAGTAAAAGCGAGGGAGTTTGCTCAAAATAATGGGGTGAAAACTGCTTTTTCTCTTTCTGATGCCAATATGGTCGATTTTTGCCGAGATGGTATTATGGAGGTGATGGGCGCTGGAGTCGATTTACTTTTTGCGAATGAAGTTGAAGCACTGAAAATGGCGGAAACAAGTGATTTAACCAACGCTATTGATTATTTTAAAACTATTGCCAAAACTTTTGCTATTACTTTAGGCAAAAAAGGTTCATTAATTTTTGATGGCAAAAAAGTCCTCGAAATTCCAGCATTTCCTGTTACTGCAGTCGATACGGTGGGCGCTGGGGATATGTATGCTGGATGTGTGCTTTATGGCATCACCAACGGTTTAACTTGGTTTGATAGTGGGAAATTAGCTTCCCTCGCCTCTTCACGTCTCGTCACCAGTTTTGGACCTCGCCTAAGTACAAATGAACTACAAGAAATTTATCAATCCTTAGTGTAA
- a CDS encoding MoaD/ThiS family protein, which yields MNKTITIKYFASLQELAPVDEEIITTDLSSYRELYQFLASKYSFSLSDQQIKLAVNHDFADLDQIIENNAYVVFIPPVAGG from the coding sequence ATGAATAAAACAATTACCATTAAATATTTTGCTTCCTTGCAGGAATTGGCGCCCGTGGATGAAGAAATTATTACTACTGATTTAAGTAGTTATCGAGAGCTTTATCAATTTTTAGCCTCAAAATATAGTTTTAGTTTATCGGATCAACAAATAAAATTAGCTGTTAATCATGATTTTGCTGATTTAGATCAAATCATTGAAAATAATGCTTATGTAGTTTTTATACCTCCTGTTGCTGGAGGATAG
- the psbD gene encoding photosystem II D2 protein (photosystem q(a) protein): protein MTIAVGRAPAERGWFDALDDWLKRDRFVFVGWSGILLFPCAYMALGGWLTGTTFVTSWYTHGLASSYLEGANFLTVAVSSPADVFGHSLLFLWGPEAQGDLTRWFQIGGLWSFVALHGAFGLIGFMLRQFEISRLVGIRPYNAIAFSGPIAVFVSVFLMYPLGQSSWFFAPSFGVAGIFRFILFLQGFHNWTLNPFHMMGVAGILGGALLCAIHGATVENTLFQDGEQANTFRAFEPTQAEETYSMVTANRFWSQIFGIAFSNKRWLHFFMLFVPVTGLWMSSIGIVGLAFNLRAYDFVSQELRAAEDPEFETFYTKNILLNEGLRAWMAPQDQPHERFEFPEEVLPRGNAL, encoded by the coding sequence ATGACTATTGCAGTCGGACGCGCACCAGCCGAAAGAGGTTGGTTTGATGCCCTAGACGACTGGCTCAAAAGAGACAGATTCGTTTTTGTTGGTTGGTCTGGAATCCTTCTTTTCCCTTGTGCTTACATGGCTTTGGGTGGCTGGTTAACTGGTACTACCTTCGTAACCTCTTGGTACACTCACGGTTTAGCTAGTTCCTATTTGGAAGGCGCTAATTTCTTAACCGTTGCTGTATCCAGTCCTGCTGATGTTTTCGGTCACTCCTTACTATTTTTATGGGGACCTGAAGCTCAAGGCGATCTCACTCGCTGGTTTCAAATCGGTGGTTTATGGAGCTTCGTAGCCCTTCACGGTGCTTTCGGTTTAATTGGCTTCATGTTACGTCAGTTTGAAATCTCTCGTCTTGTGGGCATTCGTCCTTACAACGCTATTGCTTTCTCTGGTCCTATTGCTGTATTTGTCAGCGTATTTTTAATGTATCCTTTAGGACAATCTAGCTGGTTTTTCGCTCCTTCTTTCGGAGTAGCAGGAATTTTCCGCTTTATTTTGTTCTTACAAGGTTTCCACAACTGGACTCTTAATCCCTTTCACATGATGGGAGTAGCTGGTATTCTTGGTGGTGCTTTACTTTGTGCTATTCACGGTGCAACGGTAGAAAACACCTTATTCCAAGATGGTGAACAAGCAAATACTTTCCGTGCCTTTGAGCCTACCCAAGCGGAAGAAACCTATTCAATGGTGACAGCAAACCGTTTCTGGTCTCAAATTTTCGGTATTGCTTTCTCCAACAAACGTTGGTTACACTTCTTCATGTTGTTTGTACCTGTGACGGGTTTATGGATGAGTTCTATTGGTATCGTGGGTTTAGCTTTTAACCTTCGTGCTTATGACTTCGTATCTCAAGAATTGAGAGCGGCTGAAGACCCTGAATTTGAAACCTTCTACACTAAAAACATTCTTTTGAATGAAGGTTTACGCGCATGGATGGCACCTCAAGATCAGCCTCATGAGAGATTTGAGTTTCCTGAAGAAGTATTACCTCGTGGTAACGCTCTCTAA
- a CDS encoding EAL domain-containing protein, whose amino-acid sequence MQENKSLISLPQPSQDEVTLLAAAVRSSHDSIVITTTDLDYPEPEIVFVNPAFTRMTGYTAEEMIGKTPRILQGPNTDRKVFETLKGKLRHGKTFFGEAINYRKDGTEFYNQWHIEPIKNDYGELTHYLAIQRDVTAKKEAEQKLIYDAFHDALTGLYNRAWFLKTLAEAIEKSMDDQDYVFALLFIDLDGFKLINDTLGHSVGDVFLREVAQRLERSLSVDDKLARLGGDEFIIIIESVDDLGLISDRCQEIQDNLQKPLFLGSQEVFTSASIGITLSTMGYESSEEMLRDADLAMYRAKSLGKSRSAIFNKTMHRVAVKRLNLESDLRKALDRHEFEVYYQPIIKTATQKLVGFEALVRWNHREKGLISPAHFIPLTEETGLIIDMGQWVMTQACQQLALWQLSSHHQDLFMNVNLSPRQFKQPDLVAKIEQIFVATKSNRGTIKLEITEGTLLETDDRAEKMLGALKELGVKLCIDDFGTGYSSLSRLYKFPIDTLKVDGCFVRAIGKNKRKEKILQTIVTLAHNLDMEVVAEGVETEFQFKKIVENECEYVQGYLFGHPMPSSEVNNIIFTPLKKGQS is encoded by the coding sequence ATGCAAGAAAACAAATCATTAATATCTCTACCTCAGCCAAGTCAAGATGAAGTAACCTTGTTAGCAGCAGCGGTGCGTAGTTCTCATGATTCCATCGTCATTACTACCACTGATTTAGACTATCCGGAACCTGAGATTGTATTTGTTAACCCAGCCTTTACTCGTATGACGGGTTACACGGCAGAGGAAATGATTGGCAAAACTCCTCGTATTCTACAAGGTCCCAATACAGACCGTAAAGTTTTTGAAACCCTGAAAGGCAAATTGCGCCATGGAAAAACTTTTTTCGGTGAGGCTATCAATTATCGTAAAGACGGTACTGAATTTTACAATCAATGGCATATTGAGCCTATTAAAAATGATTATGGTGAATTAACTCATTATTTAGCAATTCAAAGAGATGTTACTGCCAAAAAAGAAGCAGAACAAAAATTAATTTATGATGCTTTTCATGATGCTTTAACGGGGCTATATAATCGAGCTTGGTTTTTAAAGACATTGGCTGAAGCCATTGAAAAATCAATGGATGATCAAGACTATGTTTTTGCCCTGTTATTCATCGATTTAGATGGATTTAAACTAATTAATGATACCCTAGGTCATTCTGTAGGGGATGTATTTTTGAGGGAAGTGGCACAAAGATTAGAGCGCAGTCTTTCTGTTGATGATAAGTTAGCACGGTTAGGGGGAGATGAATTTATTATTATCATTGAAAGTGTTGATGATTTGGGTCTTATTTCTGACCGTTGTCAAGAAATTCAAGATAATTTACAAAAGCCTTTATTTCTTGGCAGTCAAGAGGTTTTCACTTCTGCTAGTATCGGTATTACCCTTAGCACTATGGGTTATGAGTCTTCTGAGGAAATGCTCAGAGATGCTGATTTAGCTATGTATCGAGCTAAATCACTGGGCAAATCCCGCTCGGCAATTTTTAATAAAACTATGCACCGAGTGGCGGTAAAAAGGCTTAATTTAGAAAGTGATTTACGCAAGGCTTTAGATCGGCATGAGTTTGAGGTTTATTATCAACCTATCATTAAAACTGCTACTCAAAAATTAGTCGGTTTTGAGGCGCTGGTGCGGTGGAATCATCGGGAAAAGGGTTTAATTTCCCCAGCGCACTTCATCCCTTTAACGGAGGAAACGGGGTTAATTATTGATATGGGGCAATGGGTGATGACTCAGGCTTGTCAGCAACTGGCTTTATGGCAATTATCTTCCCATCATCAAGATTTATTTATGAATGTTAATCTTTCCCCTCGTCAATTTAAACAACCAGATTTAGTGGCTAAAATTGAGCAAATTTTTGTGGCAACTAAATCAAATCGTGGCACCATTAAATTAGAAATAACTGAAGGTACCCTCTTGGAAACAGATGACCGCGCTGAGAAGATGTTGGGGGCGCTGAAGGAGTTAGGAGTTAAATTATGTATTGATGATTTTGGCACTGGTTACTCTTCTCTCAGTCGTTTATACAAGTTTCCTATTGATACTCTGAAGGTTGATGGTTGTTTTGTGCGTGCTATTGGTAAAAATAAACGTAAAGAGAAAATTTTACAAACTATTGTTACCTTAGCTCATAATCTCGATATGGAAGTAGTTGCCGAAGGAGTTGAAACCGAATTTCAATTCAAAAAAATTGTTGAAAATGAGTGCGAATATGTACAAGGCTATTTATTTGGTCATCCAATGCCATCTTCTGAAGTTAATAACATTATTTTCACACCACTTAAAAAAGGGCAAAGTTGA
- a CDS encoding ferredoxin--nitrite reductase yields MTSETQSKTLEAMKNFAEQYAKRTDTYFCVDPSVTAVVIQGLAEHKQELGAPLCPCRYYEDKEAEVKNTFWNCPCVPMRERKECHCMLFITPDNEFAGEQQEITWDDLQGVKS; encoded by the coding sequence ATGACCTCAGAAACTCAGAGTAAAACCCTTGAGGCGATGAAAAATTTTGCCGAACAATACGCCAAGCGCACGGATACTTATTTTTGTGTTGACCCCTCTGTAACTGCCGTAGTTATTCAAGGTTTAGCCGAACATAAACAAGAATTAGGAGCGCCTCTCTGCCCTTGCCGTTACTATGAAGATAAAGAAGCAGAAGTTAAAAATACCTTTTGGAATTGTCCTTGCGTACCGATGCGCGAACGGAAAGAATGCCATTGTATGCTTTTTATTACTCCTGATAACGAATTTGCAGGAGAACAGCAAGAAATTACTTGGGACGATTTACAAGGTGTCAAGAGCTAA